Genomic segment of Candidatus Rokuibacteriota bacterium:
GTGGCGGGCGGGACGACGCCGGCCGCGCACGGGCCCGCTCGCCCCGGCGAGCAGCGCCGCAGCTGCCTCGATCCGGGCCTGGCCGCGCGCGCACTCGGCTGGCGGCCCACGGTGTCGCTCGACGAGGGCCTCGCCCGCACCTTCGAGTCCTTCAAGAAGGAGTTCCGCCCATGATCGACGAAGATCTCCGCTCCATCCTGGCGTGCCCTGCCTGCAAGGGCAACCTCCTCTTCGAGGAGACGCGCATCATCTGCCCGGCCTGCAAGAAGGCCTACCCCATCCGCGACGGCATCCCCGTGATGCTCATCGGCGAGGCGGAGCCCTGGACACCGCCAGCGTAACCGCCGTCATCCTGGCCGGTGGCCAGGGCACGCGGCTCCGCCCGCTCACGTCCCACCGGCCCAAGCCCATCGTCCCGCTGCTCAACGTCCCTTTCCTCGCCTACCAGCTCGCCCTCCTCCGCCAGCACGGGATCCGGGACGTCGTCCTCTCCTGCTCCTACATGGTGGAGGAGGTGCGCGAGGCCATGGGAGACGGGGACCGGTACGGCGTGAGACTCGGCTACGCCGTCGAGGCCGAGCCGCTGGGCACGGCCGGCGGAGTGCGCAACGCTGTGGATCTCGTGGGCGGGCTCGTGGTGGTCCTGAACGGGGACGTCCTCACCGACGTCGACCTGGGCGCGATGCTGCGCTTTCACGCCGACCGGCGTGCGGCGGCCACGATCTACCTCACCCGCGTGCCCGATCCCTCGGCCTACGGCCTGGTGGAGCTCGGCGCGGAGGGGCGCATCCTGCGCTTCATCGAGAAGCCGGACGCCGCGCAGATCACCACCGACACGATCAACGCGGGCGCCTACATCCTCGAG
This window contains:
- a CDS encoding NDP-sugar synthase → MPCLQGQPPLRGDAHHLPGLQEGLPHPRRHPRDAHRRGGALDTASVTAVILAGGQGTRLRPLTSHRPKPIVPLLNVPFLAYQLALLRQHGIRDVVLSCSYMVEEVREAMGDGDRYGVRLGYAVEAEPLGTAGGVRNAVDLVGGLVVVLNGDVLTDVDLGAMLRFHADRRAAATIYLTRVPDPSAYGLVELGAEGRILRFIEKPDAAQITTDTINAGAYILERQLLDRIPAGRMVSVEREFFPGLLADRIPFFGWVADHYWLDIGSPAKYRQGQLDLLARRVATTVSPVGALADGGLSAEDIVMESGASVAGPALIGAGSRLGAGCRVGPAAVLGPGCAVGAGAAVAGAILWDGVSIGDRAVLQDCIVASGARIGAGAHVGAGVVLEAGAVVADQARLAR